From a single Lolium rigidum isolate FL_2022 chromosome 7, APGP_CSIRO_Lrig_0.1, whole genome shotgun sequence genomic region:
- the LOC124678863 gene encoding probable metal-nicotianamine transporter YSL11: MATDAAAAAAALAHDADAVESGNLLRRRNVGSNADDDAHAEEEEEASVERAFLDKPVPTWTEQLTVRAFVVGFILSILFSVIVMKLNLTTGIIPSLNVSASLLAFFLVRLWTSAIERMGLLKQPFTRQENTVIQTCVVSAYGIAFSGGFGSYLFAMSETIAKQATEANDAMNIKNPQLGWIICFLLLVSFVGLFALVPMRKVMIVDYKLTYPSGTATAYLINGFHTPQGAELAKKQVRTLGKYFSLSFVWAFFQWFYTAGDDCGFNSFPTLGLEAYKNRFYFDFSATYVGVGMICPYLVNVSLMIGGILSWGLMWPLISTKKGIWYSASLPASSLHGLQAYKVFITIAVILGDGLFNFMMVFYKTVKAFVQMYKNRSKSLPVSDNGTPVATVEAESFDDKRRNELFMRDQIPKTIAFGGYVILAVVTIVCLPHIIPQLKWYYILVAYIFAPILAFCNAYGCGLTDWSLASTYGKVGIFVFGTWAGASHGGVLVGLAACGVMMNIVGTAADLMQDFKTGYMTLASPRSMFVSQVIGTAMGCVVSPCVFWLFYKSFNIGASDSAYPAPYTIMYRNMAILGVDGFSVLPKHCLTLCYIFFAAAFAINAIKEWLPKKVSKFIPIPMAMAIPFYLGPYFAIDMFIGSTILFCWEWMNKADAQAFAPAVASGLMCGDGIWALPQAVLSLANVNPPICMKFLSRAANAKVDAFLGN; the protein is encoded by the exons ATGGCGACggacgccgcggcggcggccgcagcCCTAGCCCACGATGCCGACGCGGTGGAATCGGgcaacctcctccgccgccgcaacGTCGGGAGCAATGCCGACGACGACGCccacgccgaggaggaggaggaggcgtccgTGGAGCGGGCGTTCCTGGACAAGCCGGTGCCGACCTGGACGGAGCAGCTGACGGTGCGCGCCTTCGTGGTGGGGTTCATCCTCTCCATCCTCTTCAGCGTCATCGTCATGAAGCTCAACCTCACCACCGGCATCATCCCGTCGCTCAACGTCTCCGCCAGcctcctcgccttcttcctcgtcCGCCTCTGGACGTCGGCCATCGAGAGGATGGGCTTGCTCAAGCAGCCCTTCACGCGCCAGGAGAACACCGTCATCCAGACGTGCGTCGTCTCCGCCTACGGCATCGCCTTCagcg GTGGGTTTGGCAGTTACCTGTTTGCTATGAGCGAGACCATTGCTAAGCAAGCAACAGAAGCTAACGATGCAATGAATATCAAGAACCCCCAGCTCGGATGGATAATATGTTTTCTGCTTCTCGTTAGTTTCGTTGGGCTTTTTGCTCTGGTTCCCATGAGAAAG GTTATGATTGTGGACTACAAGCTCACATACCCAAGCGGCACTGCAACTGCTTATCTTATCAATGGATTCCACACACCACAAGGTGCTGAGCTTGCAAA GAAGCAAGTTCGGACATTGGGCAAGTACTTCTCGCTAAGCTTCGTCTGGGCCTTCTTCCAGTGGTTCTACACTGCCGGGGATGATTGTGGATTCAATTCCTTCCCAACACTTGGCCTTGAAGCTTACAAGAACAG GTTCTATtttgatttctcggctacttATGTTGGTGTGGGAATGATCTGCCCCTATCTCGTAAATGTATCTCTTATGATTGGAGGCATCCTCTCGTGGGGCCTAATGTGGCCACTCATAAGCACAAAGAAAGGAATTTGGTACTCTGCCTCTCTTCCAGCAAGTAGTCTACATGGACTGCAGGCTTACAAG GTGTTCATAACAATAGCAGTAATTCTTGGGGATGGCCTGTTTAACTTCATGATGGTATTCTATAAAACAGTGAAAGCTTTCGTACAAATGTATAAGAACAGATCAAAATCACTTCCCGTCTCTGACAATGGTACTCCTGTCGCCACTGTGGAAGCTGAGTCTTTTGATGACAAACGTCGCAATGAATTATTCATGAGGGATCAAATTCCCAAGACAATTGCATTCGGGGGTTATGTCATCCTAGCAGTGGTAACGATTGTTTGCCTTCCACACATCATCCCGCAGCTCAAGTGGTACTACATTTTGGTTGCATATATCTTTGCACCTATACTGGCCTTCTGCAATGCCTATGGATGTGGCCTAACAGATTGGTCCCTGGCCAGTACCTATGGTAAGGTTGGAATCTTTGTGTTCGGTACGTGGGCAGGTGCTTCGCACGGTGGCGTGCTAGTAGGATTGGCTGCCTGCGGTGTCATGATGAACATTGTGGGAACAGCTGCTGACCTGATGCAAGACTTCAAAACTGGGTATATGACTTTAGCCTCACCAAGGTCCATGTTCGTCAGCCAGGTGATAGGCACTGCAATGGGCTGTGTTGTTTCACCATGCGTCTTCTGGCTGTTCTACAAGTCCTTCAATATTGGTGCCAGTGACAGCGCTTACCCAGCACCATATACCATTATGTACCGTAACATGGCAATCTTGGGTGTCGATGGCTTCTCTGTTCTCCCGAAGCACTGCCTCACGCTGTGCTACATTTTCTTTGCTGCTGCATTCGCCATCAATGCTATAAAAGAATGGCTGCCCAAGAAGGTGTCGAAGTTCATCCCAATCCCCATGGCAATGGCGATCCCTTTCTACCTTGGACCATACTTCGCCATCGATATGTTCATCGGCAGCACCATACTCTTCTGCTGGGAATGGATGAACAAAGCGGATGCACAGGCGTTCGCACCAGCAGTTGCATCTGGATTAATGTGTGGTGACGGAATTTGGGCCCTGCCACAGGCTGTTCTTTCTCTTGCCAACGTGAATCCTCCGATTTGCATGAAGTTCCTGTCAAGGGCTGCCAATGCCAAAGTGGACGCCTTCCTCGGGAACTAG
- the LOC124671557 gene encoding putative serpin-Z8, with the protein MDLTGDLPTQPGSRGLAMLAAGIARSLAKENAGSNLILRVLGARSRGELDEFVSGVAEQVFEDHSGYGGPRVAFACGVWSDLTCPLKPAFREAVVGTYKTEASTVDFTNEPEAARDQINAWVAQVTQNLIGSVFGPEAIKPLTRVVLGNAMYFKGSWAESFDKMDTTNKLFHRLDGSTVDVPFMQSWDRQYIAVHDGFKVLKLHDHSQYDETAHPAGHPYFSNLTPSGTPTPYYVPYRRNKRTQFSMCIFLPDAVDGLRSLVDTIASQPGFMHQHLPKNMLAVSQFRLPKFKLSFQGSIVAILKNLGLQLPFGDLADLSDMVEDNESGLPLEVSEVIHKAAIEVNEEGTEAAAASVMNIQYGCSAIPPPSPPRVDFVADHSFVYFIVEEDTGVVVFAGHVLDPSKEN; encoded by the exons ATGGACTTGACAGGGGACCTCCCGACGCAGCCCGGCTCTCGCGGCCTGGCCATGCTCGCCGCCGGAATCGCGAGAAGCCTCGCCAAGGAGAACGCGGGCAGCAACCTG ATCCTCCGCGTCCTCGGCGCGCGGTCACGCGGCGAGCTCGACGAGTTCGTCTCCGGCGTGGCGGAGCAGGTGTTCGAGGACCACTCAGGCTATGGCGGGCCGCGCGTCGCGTTCGCGTGCGGCGTCTGGAGCGACCTGACGTGCCCGCTGAAACCAGCCTTCCGCGAGGCCGTGGTGGGCACGTACAAGACCGAGGCAAGCACCGTCGACTTCACCAACGAGCCGGAGGCGGCGCGGGACCAGATCAACGCCTGGGTCGCGCAGGTGACGCAGAACCTGATCGGCTCCGTCTTTGGTCCGGAAGCGATAAAGCCGCTCACCCGCGTCGTGCTCGGCAACGCCATGTACTTCAAGGGAAGCTGGGCCGAGTCCTTCGACAAGATGGACACGACGAACAAGCTTTTCCACCGGCTCGACGGCAGCACCGTCGACGTGCCCTTCATGCAAAGCTGGGATCGCCAGTACATCGCCGTGCACGACgggttcaaggtcctcaagctccA TGACCACAGCCAGTACGATGAAACCGCCCATCCGGCCGGCCATCCGTATTTCTCCAACCTTACTCCGTCCGGCACTCCCACGCCATATTATGTCCCCTATCGTCGTAACAAACGCACACAATTCTCCATGTGCATCTTCCTCCCGGACGCCGTCGATGGCTTGCGGAGCCTGGTTGACACGATAGCATCCCAGCCTGGCTTCATGCACCAGCACCTGCCGAAGAATATGCTCGCCGTCAGCCAGTTCCGGTTGCCCAAGTTCAAGCTGTCATTCCAAGGCAGCATCGTTGCAATCCTCAAGAACCTGGGGCTTCAATTGCCGTTCGGCGATCTGGCCGATCTGTCTGATATGGTGGAGGACAACGAGTCTGGCTTGCCACTGGAAGTGAGTGAGGTCATCCACAAGGCGGCCATCGAGGTTAACGAGGAAGGTACCGAAGCTGCAGCTGCTTCCGTCATGAACATTCAGTATGGATGTAGCGCAATACCGCCACCGTCGCCTCCTCGAGTGGATTTTGTAGCTGATCATTCCTTCGTGTACTTCATTGTCGAGGAGGATACCGGCGTTGTTGTCTTTGCGGGGCATGTCCTCGACCCCTCTAAAGAGAACTAG
- the LOC124671556 gene encoding putative serpin-Z8, whose protein sequence is MEATRNPMAQTDFVGLAALSAGLARSLAEENAENNLVFSPLSIYAALALLGAGARGATLDEILRVVGARSRGQLEEIVARVTGDALKDQSDSGGPCVAFACGIWSELTRPLKPAFREAVLGTYKAEASTVDFINDPEAARGQINAWVAQATSNLIGSVFGPRSITPLTRVVLGNAIYFKGKWERPFDKKRTTNKLFYRLDGGTVDDVPFMKSRSSQFIAVHDGFKVLKLRYQMAQAQGYAKESSDRNKRTKVSSVKPTQFSMCIFLPDARDGLPILVDMIASQPDFLHEHLPKKEVEVDEFRVPKFKLSFENSVVTILKKLGLQLPFSDQADLSDMVEPDESGLPLVLSDVFHKAIIEVNEEGTQAAAVTMMSIRIGCSMRPRPPPPQVDFVADHPFAYFIVEETTGAVVFAGHVLDPSREN, encoded by the exons ATGGAAGCGACGAGGAACCCGATGGCGCAGACTGACTTTGTCGGCCTGGCGGCGCTCTCAGCCGGCCTCGCGAGGTCCCTGGCCGAGGAGAACGCTGAAAACAACCTGGTGTTCTCGCCGCTGTCCATCTACGCCGCGCTCGCGCTCCTAGGCGCCGGCGCTCGGGGAGCCACCCTGGACGAGATCCTCCGCGTCGTCGGCGCCCGATCACGCGGCCAGCTCGAGGAGATCGTCGCCCGTGTGACGGGGGACGCGCTCAAGGACCAATCCGACTCCGGCGGTCCGTGCGTCGCGTTCGCGTGCGGCATCTGGAGCGAGCTCACGCGCCCTCTGAAGCCAGCCTTCCGGGAGGCCGTCCTGGGCACCTACAAGGCCGAGGCTAGCACCGTCGACTTCATCAATGATCCGGAGGCAGCACGGGGCCAGATCAATGCGTGGGTCGCACAAGCCACGAGCAATCTGATCGGATCCGTCTTCGGTCCGCGATCAATCACCCCGCTCACCCGCGTCGTGCTCGGCAACGCCATATACTTCAAGGGCAAGTGGGAAAGGCCCTTCGACAAGAAGCGCACAACCAACAAGCTTTTCTACCGCCTGGACGGCGGCACCGTCGACGATGTGCCCTTCATGAAGAGCCGGTCGTCCCAGTTCATCGCGGTGCACGACGGATTCAAGGTGCTGAAACTCCGGTACCAGATGGCACAAGCGCAAG GCTATGCGAAGGAGTCCTCTGATCGTAACAAGCGCACCAAGGTGTCCTCTGTCAAGCCTACACAGTTCTCTATGTGCATCTTCCTCCCTGATGCCCGCGACGGCTTGCCGATCCTGGTTGACATGATAGCATCCCAGCCCGACTTCCTGCACGAGCACCTGCCGAAGAAGGAGGTCGAAGTCGACGAGTTCCGGGTCCCAAAGTTTAAGTTGTCCTTCGAAAACAGCGTCGTCACCATTCTAAAAAAGCTGGGGCTTCAGTTGCCATTCAGTGACCAAGCCGACCTGTCTGACATGGTAGAGCCTGATGAATCCGGCTTGCCATTGGTCCTGAGTGATGTCTTTCATAAGGCAATTATCGAGGTAAACGAGGAAGGCACCCAAGCTGCGGCTGTCACCATGATGAGCATAAGGATAGGATGTTCGATGAGACCACGGCCGCCACCTCCCCAAGTAGATTTTGTCGCTGACCATCCGTTTGCCTACTTCATAGTGGAGGAGACGACCGGTGCAGTTGTGTTTGCAGGGCATGTCCTCGACCCATCTAGAGAGAACTAG